One genomic window of Mucilaginibacter sp. SJ includes the following:
- the rpe gene encoding ribulose-phosphate 3-epimerase, with translation MNHLIAPSILAADFANLQRDIEMINNSEADWIHVDIMDGMFVPNISFGFPVVSAVKKHATKPLDVHLMIVDPDRYLKAFKDAGADSITVHQEACPHLHRTVQAIKQLGCKAAVAINPATPVFMLEDIVADLDMVLIMSVNPGFGAQHFIDNTYKKIKELRTLSAEKNPDLLIEIDGGVDANNVAKLIEAGANVFVAGTSVFSSANQVAAISKLKHP, from the coding sequence ATGAATCACCTCATAGCACCATCTATCTTAGCGGCCGATTTTGCCAACCTGCAACGCGATATTGAAATGATCAATAACAGCGAAGCCGACTGGATCCACGTTGATATTATGGATGGCATGTTTGTTCCAAATATCTCTTTTGGCTTTCCCGTTGTAAGTGCTGTAAAAAAACACGCCACCAAGCCGCTTGACGTACACCTGATGATAGTTGACCCCGATCGTTACCTTAAGGCGTTTAAAGATGCCGGAGCCGATAGTATTACTGTGCACCAGGAAGCTTGTCCGCATTTGCACCGCACCGTTCAGGCTATTAAGCAATTAGGCTGTAAAGCGGCTGTCGCCATTAACCCGGCTACCCCTGTATTTATGCTGGAGGATATTGTCGCCGACCTGGATATGGTTTTGATCATGTCGGTTAATCCGGGTTTCGGGGCTCAGCACTTTATTGATAATACTTATAAAAAGATCAAAGAACTCAGGACACTAAGTGCCGAAAAAAATCCTGACCTGCTTATTGAGATTGACGGTGGGGTAGATGCCAATAATGTAGCAAAACTGATAGAAGCCGGTGCAAATGTATTCGTTGCGGGCACTTCAGTGTTCTCTTCGGCCAACCAGGTGGCCGCAATTTCAAAACTCAAACATCCCTAA
- the serC gene encoding 3-phosphoserine/phosphohydroxythreonine transaminase has product MKHNFGAGPGILPHEVLKQASEAVIDFNGTGLSLLEISHRSKEFEAVLDEAVSLVKELFNVPEGYSVLFLQGGASTQFALAPYNLLPEGGKAAYVETGVWANKALKEAKYFGEVQIVASSKEANFTYIPKDFQIPADAAYIHITSNNTIYGTQLQEFFKSPIPVVCDMSSDIFSRVVNVADFGLIYAGAQKNMGPAGVTLVIVKDDLLGKTGRKIPAMFNYQTQIEGGSMYNTPPVFAIYVSMLTLKWLKAKGGVPAVEQENITKARVLYEEIDRNPLFKAVAAVEDRSKMNVCFVMENPELEKPFLKLAEERGIVGIKGHRSVGGFRASIYNALPISSIYVLIDVMQEFAEKNK; this is encoded by the coding sequence ATGAAACATAATTTTGGTGCCGGACCTGGCATTCTACCACACGAAGTTTTAAAGCAAGCTTCAGAAGCAGTTATTGATTTTAATGGTACTGGACTCTCTTTGCTTGAAATTTCGCACCGATCAAAAGAGTTTGAGGCCGTTTTAGACGAAGCTGTTAGCCTGGTAAAAGAATTATTCAACGTTCCTGAAGGTTATTCGGTATTGTTTCTGCAAGGTGGCGCCAGCACCCAATTTGCTTTAGCTCCTTACAACCTGTTACCAGAAGGCGGCAAAGCTGCTTATGTGGAAACCGGTGTTTGGGCTAACAAAGCTTTAAAAGAAGCCAAATATTTTGGCGAAGTACAAATTGTAGCTTCATCAAAAGAGGCCAACTTTACTTACATCCCTAAGGATTTTCAAATCCCGGCTGATGCTGCTTATATTCACATTACTTCTAACAATACCATTTACGGTACACAGTTGCAGGAGTTCTTTAAATCGCCAATTCCGGTGGTTTGCGATATGTCGTCAGATATTTTCAGCCGCGTGGTTAACGTTGCCGATTTTGGTTTGATCTATGCCGGTGCTCAGAAAAACATGGGCCCTGCAGGTGTTACTTTGGTTATCGTAAAGGATGATTTGCTGGGTAAAACCGGTCGCAAAATCCCTGCAATGTTTAACTACCAAACTCAAATTGAAGGTGGTTCAATGTACAACACTCCTCCGGTATTTGCTATCTACGTATCAATGCTTACCCTTAAGTGGTTAAAAGCAAAAGGCGGTGTGCCGGCAGTTGAACAGGAAAACATTACTAAAGCACGTGTACTTTACGAAGAAATTGACCGCAACCCTTTGTTCAAAGCAGTGGCCGCTGTTGAAGACCGCTCAAAAATGAACGTTTGCTTCGTAATGGAAAACCCTGAACTGGAAAAACCATTCCTGAAACTTGCTGAAGAACGCGGTATAGTAGGCATTAAAGGCCACAGGAGTGTAGGAGGTTTCCGTGCCTCAATTTACAACGCATTGCCAATAAGCAGCATCTATGTGCTGATTGACGTAATGCAGGAATTTGCTGAAAAGAATAAATAA
- a CDS encoding D-2-hydroxyacid dehydrogenase, with amino-acid sequence MIKILANDGIDPIGKKMLEDAGFFVDTNNIPQDELPEKLKNYDAITVRSATKVRKALIDATPNLKLIGRGGVGVDNIDVDYAKEKGIGVYNTPASSSLSVAELVFASLFGAVRFLPDSNRKMPVDGGTKFNDLKKAYAKGVELRGKTLGIVGFGRIGREVAKIAIGVGMDVLAYDLFDFNPELDLVLGGGTTVKVSVKKSTLEEIITTADFITLHTPFIDKALFGAEELAKTKKGVGLVNISRGGLIDELALVDALNSGQVSFAALDVFDNEPTPRAEILTHPKISLTPHIGAATNEAQERIGVELASLIIGHFKKA; translated from the coding sequence ATGATCAAAATATTAGCTAATGACGGTATCGACCCGATAGGTAAGAAAATGCTGGAAGATGCCGGCTTTTTCGTTGATACCAACAATATCCCACAGGACGAGCTTCCTGAAAAATTAAAAAACTATGATGCTATTACTGTACGTAGTGCAACAAAAGTACGTAAGGCATTAATCGATGCTACCCCTAACCTGAAATTGATCGGTCGCGGTGGTGTAGGTGTTGATAATATTGATGTTGATTATGCCAAAGAAAAAGGCATTGGTGTTTACAACACGCCAGCATCTTCTTCATTATCAGTTGCTGAATTGGTATTCGCCAGCTTATTTGGAGCTGTACGCTTTTTGCCTGATAGCAACCGTAAAATGCCTGTTGATGGTGGTACCAAATTTAACGACCTGAAAAAAGCTTATGCTAAAGGCGTTGAGCTTCGCGGTAAAACTTTAGGTATCGTAGGTTTTGGTCGTATCGGCAGGGAAGTAGCTAAAATAGCTATCGGTGTTGGTATGGATGTTTTGGCTTATGACCTTTTTGATTTCAACCCTGAGCTGGATCTTGTTTTAGGCGGTGGCACTACTGTTAAAGTATCTGTAAAAAAATCGACGCTTGAGGAAATCATCACTACTGCTGATTTTATTACTTTACACACTCCATTTATCGACAAAGCTCTTTTTGGTGCTGAGGAATTGGCTAAAACTAAAAAAGGTGTTGGCCTGGTAAACATCTCACGCGGTGGTTTAATTGATGAACTCGCTTTGGTTGACGCTTTAAACAGCGGCCAGGTTTCATTTGCAGCACTTGACGTTTTTGACAATGAACCAACCCCACGTGCCGAGATCTTGACCCATCCAAAAATTTCCCTGACCCCACACATTGGTGCTGCTACCAATGAGGCCCAGGAAAGGATTGGTGTTGAGCTTGCGAGCTTAATTATCGGGCATTTCAAAAAAGCATAA
- a CDS encoding MBL fold metallo-hydrolase has translation MKLTIHGAARQVTGSMHLLEVGQYKILVDCGLDYEKDRSIISNENFPFRPEDIDVVVLTHAHIDHSGNLPTLIRLGFEGQILCTPPTADLTELLLLDSVNIFMRKAASKGGHHKRGRGKFNTHAQPLYMQKHVMDTVERFVTIGFNKPFRITGDIELTFVPVGHLLGAAAAVFKVNDKGEEKSIAFTGDIGRKNYPVLNDPQPLPPVDFLVSEATYGGRYHSKDKTVEQTLIEVIEKACIKEQGRLIIPAFSIGRTQSLVYTLNKVFSTGLLPPVKVFVDSPMATQATEVFRKYHNHVNQEAQEFYQKRGDEFEFDNLTYVETLKDSRQISNYWEPCVIISSAGMLEGGRIQDHLFYNIQNYYATILFIGYCAKGTLGHRLLRGDSIVHIKDRELAVYATIKQTDVLSAHGDHDDLMNTVKAIDKAKLKHIFLVHGEGESMQLLANDLEKEGYGVTLPEKGVSYII, from the coding sequence ATGAAACTAACTATACACGGCGCGGCCCGACAAGTAACCGGGAGCATGCATTTGCTCGAGGTTGGACAATATAAAATCTTAGTGGATTGCGGGCTTGATTATGAAAAAGACCGCAGTATCATATCTAACGAAAACTTTCCTTTTCGGCCCGAAGACATTGACGTGGTAGTACTTACCCATGCCCATATCGATCACTCAGGCAACCTGCCTACCTTGATCCGTTTAGGTTTTGAAGGGCAGATCCTTTGCACCCCTCCTACGGCAGATTTAACAGAATTACTTTTGCTCGATTCTGTAAATATCTTCATGCGCAAAGCAGCAAGCAAAGGCGGCCATCACAAACGCGGCAGGGGCAAATTTAATACCCATGCCCAACCATTATACATGCAAAAACATGTTATGGATACAGTGGAACGCTTTGTTACCATAGGATTTAACAAACCGTTTAGAATTACCGGCGATATCGAATTGACTTTTGTACCGGTAGGCCACCTGTTAGGTGCGGCGGCAGCCGTATTTAAAGTAAATGATAAAGGCGAAGAAAAATCAATAGCCTTTACCGGCGATATCGGCAGGAAAAATTATCCGGTATTGAATGATCCGCAGCCGCTCCCTCCTGTTGATTTCCTGGTTTCGGAAGCAACCTATGGTGGCCGCTACCACAGTAAGGATAAAACGGTTGAGCAAACCCTGATAGAGGTTATTGAAAAAGCCTGTATTAAAGAGCAGGGCCGTTTGATCATTCCGGCATTCAGCATCGGGCGTACACAATCACTGGTTTATACGTTGAACAAGGTCTTCAGTACCGGCTTACTGCCGCCGGTTAAAGTTTTTGTTGATAGTCCGATGGCTACACAGGCTACCGAAGTATTCAGGAAATACCATAACCACGTAAACCAGGAAGCCCAGGAGTTTTACCAAAAACGCGGTGATGAATTTGAGTTTGATAACCTTACCTATGTAGAAACGCTGAAGGACAGCCGGCAAATTTCCAATTACTGGGAGCCTTGTGTCATTATCTCATCCGCAGGAATGCTTGAAGGCGGCCGCATCCAGGACCATCTTTTTTACAATATCCAAAACTATTACGCCACCATTCTTTTCATAGGCTATTGTGCGAAAGGTACATTAGGTCATCGTTTATTGCGGGGAGATTCCATTGTCCACATTAAAGACCGTGAACTGGCCGTTTATGCCACCATTAAACAAACCGACGTACTAAGTGCCCACGGCGACCATGACGACCTGATGAATACCGTAAAAGCCATTGATAAAGCAAAGCTCAAACACATATTCCTGGTGCATGGCGAAGGTGAAAGTATGCAACTGTTAGCCAATGATCTTGAGAAAGAAGGTTATGGAGTGACTTTACCGGAGAAAGGTGTGTCGTATATTATATAA
- a CDS encoding ABC transporter ATP-binding protein produces MARGRLNSGSKAEAELPKAKINRSSLRNVAKLLTYLKPYRWKFIAGMIFLFVSSLVGLAFPTILGSLINASQDKFDYPFLPHSIGAIGLAGMILLFIQAIISFFRILWFVQVSEKSLADIRRDTYFKLVTLPMNFFANRRVGELNSRISADLSQIQDTLTTTIAEIVRQGVIMIGSVVFLAIVSPKLTLAVLAILPFLVAFAVVFGRFIRKLSRQAQDKLGESNVIVEETLQGIANVKAFVNESYEASRYDKILRQVVNIAVKGAKFRGIFASFIVFFLFGTFVAVIWYGSVLVHNHELLFGGLTKFIMYSIFAGAAMGSFPDLYANLQKAVGASERVLEILAEQGEEISIVESDNNVKQPIKGDLAFDNVVFAYPSRQEITVLKGISFNADAGQRVAIVGPSGSGKSTMASLILQFYHPQSGSILFDGKPADNYSLTDIRNQVAIVPQDVLLFGGTIMENIAYGRLNASKEDIIQAAKRANAHQFISSFPEGYETIVGERGVKLSGGQRQRIAIARALLKNPAILILDEATSSLDSESERLVQEALEELMKDRTSIIIAHRLSTIREADKIVVIEKGNIVESGSHLELINNEQGLYRYLSQLQFETQNS; encoded by the coding sequence ATGGCAAGAGGACGACTGAACAGTGGCAGCAAGGCCGAAGCAGAATTACCTAAAGCAAAAATAAACCGGAGCAGCCTGCGTAACGTAGCTAAACTGCTCACTTACCTTAAACCCTATCGTTGGAAATTTATAGCAGGAATGATATTCCTCTTTGTATCAAGCCTGGTTGGATTAGCATTCCCAACTATTCTTGGTTCTCTTATTAACGCATCTCAAGATAAATTTGATTATCCTTTTTTGCCGCATAGTATAGGCGCTATTGGTCTTGCAGGTATGATTTTATTGTTCATACAGGCTATCATTTCGTTTTTCAGGATCTTATGGTTTGTGCAAGTTTCTGAAAAATCATTGGCTGATATCCGTCGCGATACCTATTTCAAACTTGTTACCCTTCCAATGAACTTTTTCGCTAATCGCAGAGTTGGTGAATTGAACAGCCGAATTTCAGCGGACCTTTCTCAAATACAGGATACGCTAACTACCACAATTGCCGAAATTGTTCGACAAGGGGTGATCATGATTGGCAGTGTTGTTTTTCTTGCTATCGTTTCGCCTAAACTAACCCTTGCTGTATTAGCTATACTTCCGTTTTTAGTCGCCTTTGCAGTTGTATTCGGCAGATTTATACGCAAACTATCAAGACAGGCCCAGGATAAACTTGGCGAATCAAATGTTATTGTTGAAGAAACTTTACAAGGTATCGCCAATGTAAAAGCATTTGTAAATGAATCATATGAAGCTTCCCGATATGACAAAATATTAAGACAGGTAGTTAATATTGCTGTTAAGGGAGCTAAGTTCAGGGGAATATTTGCTTCATTTATCGTATTTTTCCTATTCGGTACTTTTGTGGCGGTTATATGGTACGGTTCCGTTTTAGTTCATAATCACGAATTGCTTTTCGGCGGGTTAACAAAATTCATCATGTATTCGATTTTCGCGGGCGCCGCCATGGGCAGTTTCCCTGATCTGTACGCCAACCTGCAAAAAGCAGTGGGTGCAAGCGAGCGTGTATTGGAGATCCTTGCCGAGCAGGGCGAAGAGATTTCCATAGTCGAGAGCGATAATAATGTCAAACAACCGATCAAAGGTGATCTCGCTTTTGATAATGTTGTATTTGCCTACCCTTCCCGCCAGGAGATCACCGTATTAAAAGGAATTTCATTTAATGCCGATGCCGGGCAGCGGGTAGCTATTGTTGGGCCAAGCGGTTCGGGCAAATCAACTATGGCCTCGCTGATCCTGCAATTTTATCATCCGCAAAGCGGCAGCATTTTATTTGATGGCAAGCCTGCCGATAACTATTCTCTTACCGATATCCGTAACCAGGTGGCCATCGTTCCGCAGGATGTTTTGCTATTTGGCGGCACCATTATGGAAAATATTGCGTATGGGCGTTTAAATGCTTCAAAAGAAGATATTATACAGGCTGCTAAACGAGCTAACGCGCATCAGTTCATATCGTCCTTCCCCGAAGGTTATGAAACGATTGTGGGCGAGCGTGGTGTTAAACTATCTGGCGGGCAGCGCCAGCGCATTGCTATTGCAAGGGCCCTGCTTAAAAACCCTGCCATCCTGATCCTGGATGAAGCCACATCTTCATTAGATTCAGAATCGGAACGCCTGGTACAGGAAGCCCTCGAAGAATTAATGAAAGACCGCACTTCTATCATCATCGCCCACCGCCTTTCAACTATTCGCGAGGCAGACAAAATAGTAGTGATAGAAAAAGGCAATATTGTTGAAAGCGGCAGCCACCTCGAACTTATTAATAATGAACAGGGCCTTTATCGCTACCTGAGTCAGCTTCAGTTTGAGACTCAAAACAGCTAA
- a CDS encoding SAM hydrolase/SAM-dependent halogenase family protein produces MAIITLTTDLGDKDIYQAALKGSIYKLLPTVNIVDITNSVAAFNVQQAAFILKNSFHYFPEDTVHLIGIDTVYNDHTKYLAIRYKKHYFVGADNGIFSLMFDQEPEEIVEINIMQDLKFLHFPLADIFVKTACHLAKGGKLDEIGLPVSDIENKMNLQPVIEKNMIKGVVIYIDSFQNVITNITKEFFNSVQQGRRFVLNFKRNETINHLSWHYNEVPVGEKLCLFGISDHLEIAINKGNASGLLGLNLNDKVIIEFQ; encoded by the coding sequence ATGGCAATTATAACATTAACTACTGATTTAGGCGACAAAGATATTTACCAGGCTGCGTTAAAAGGCAGTATCTACAAATTGTTGCCTACAGTAAATATTGTTGATATTACCAACAGTGTTGCGGCCTTTAATGTACAGCAGGCCGCCTTTATACTTAAAAACAGCTTTCATTATTTTCCGGAAGATACCGTACACCTTATAGGTATTGACACCGTTTATAATGACCATACCAAATACCTCGCTATCCGCTACAAAAAGCACTACTTTGTGGGGGCTGATAACGGTATTTTTTCGCTGATGTTTGACCAGGAGCCTGAAGAGATAGTTGAGATCAACATTATGCAGGACCTTAAATTCCTCCACTTCCCCCTGGCCGATATCTTTGTTAAAACGGCCTGTCATTTAGCCAAAGGCGGCAAACTGGATGAAATAGGCCTGCCGGTGAGCGATATTGAAAACAAAATGAATTTGCAGCCTGTTATTGAAAAAAACATGATCAAAGGTGTTGTAATTTATATCGATTCATTTCAGAATGTGATAACCAATATAACCAAGGAGTTTTTTAACAGTGTGCAGCAAGGCAGGCGTTTTGTGCTCAATTTTAAGCGCAACGAAACCATAAACCATTTAAGCTGGCATTATAATGAAGTACCCGTTGGCGAAAAACTTTGTTTGTTTGGTATCAGCGACCATTTGGAAATTGCCATAAATAAAGGCAATGCAAGTGGCCTTCTGGGCCTGAACCTGAATGATAAGGTGATCATTGAATTTCAATAA
- a CDS encoding PhoH family protein: protein MNELKLSIENVNPAVLWGPNNDHFEIIKKQYPKLKIVARGSEVKVLGDDNELNIFQEKFSHLINHVEKFENLNITDLERILGSKVNNAATSEPVTADKFASGEVIVFGPNGVMVRARTTNQRRMVDSINKSDILFAIGPAGTGKTYTAVALAVRALKNKEIKRIILTRPAVEAGENLGFLPGDLKEKIDPYLRPLYDALDDMIPAEKLKVYLENRTIEIAPLAFMRGRTLDNCFVILDEAQNATDMQLKMFLTRMGPSAKFIVTGDVTQIDLPKKQQSGLHTALRILTDIKGIEIVYLSGEDVVRHKLVRKILEAYGDIQ, encoded by the coding sequence TTGAACGAACTTAAGCTATCAATTGAAAACGTAAACCCTGCGGTACTGTGGGGGCCTAATAATGATCATTTTGAGATCATTAAGAAACAATACCCCAAGCTTAAAATAGTTGCCCGCGGCAGTGAAGTGAAGGTTTTGGGCGATGATAACGAACTGAATATTTTCCAGGAAAAATTTTCCCATCTGATAAATCATGTTGAGAAATTTGAAAATCTCAACATAACTGATCTCGAGCGGATCCTTGGTTCGAAGGTTAATAATGCAGCTACATCTGAACCTGTTACTGCCGATAAGTTTGCGAGTGGCGAAGTGATTGTGTTTGGGCCTAACGGCGTAATGGTAAGGGCACGTACCACCAATCAGCGCCGCATGGTTGATAGTATTAACAAAAGCGATATCCTTTTTGCAATCGGGCCTGCGGGTACCGGTAAAACGTATACCGCGGTGGCATTGGCCGTAAGGGCACTTAAAAACAAAGAGATTAAACGCATTATACTAACCCGCCCGGCGGTTGAAGCAGGGGAGAACCTTGGTTTTTTACCCGGCGACCTTAAAGAAAAGATCGACCCATACCTGAGGCCTTTATATGATGCGCTTGATGATATGATCCCGGCCGAAAAACTGAAGGTTTACCTGGAGAACCGTACCATTGAGATTGCACCGCTGGCCTTTATGCGTGGCCGTACCCTTGATAACTGTTTTGTTATTTTGGACGAAGCCCAGAATGCCACCGATATGCAGCTTAAGATGTTCCTGACACGTATGGGGCCATCAGCTAAATTTATTGTAACCGGCGACGTAACACAGATTGATTTGCCGAAAAAACAACAATCAGGCCTGCATACCGCACTAAGGATATTGACCGATATCAAAGGTATTGAAATAGTATACCTGAGCGGCGAAGACGTAGTAAGGCACAAATTAGTACGTAAGATATTAGAAGCTTACGGAGATATACAGTAA
- a CDS encoding phosphoribosylaminoimidazolesuccinocarboxamide synthase: MNSIKETHFSFPGQTAFYKGKVRDVYTIDNKYLAMVVTDRISAFDVVLPEAIPFKGQVLNQIAARFLEATADIVPNWVISVPDPSVTIGRICEPFKVEMVIRGYLAGHAAREYSTGKRHVCGVLLPEGLKENDILPQPIITPTTKASVGHDEDISREEILSRGIVSEEDYVKLEAYTQALFKRGTEIAAKQGLILVDTKYEFGKVDGQIYLIDEIHTPDSSRYFYKEGYEGRQQKGEPQKQLSKEFVRKWLIENGFQGKDGQVVPVMTEEIVNSISERYIELYEQITGEAFVKPAEGNVLARVETAINNALSVM; this comes from the coding sequence ATGAACTCAATAAAAGAAACACATTTCAGCTTTCCGGGGCAAACGGCTTTTTACAAGGGGAAAGTACGCGATGTTTATACGATAGATAATAAATACCTGGCCATGGTTGTTACCGACCGGATTTCGGCCTTTGATGTTGTACTGCCCGAAGCCATTCCTTTTAAAGGACAGGTGCTTAACCAAATTGCGGCCCGGTTTTTAGAAGCGACGGCCGATATTGTTCCCAATTGGGTTATTTCGGTTCCGGACCCAAGCGTTACTATTGGCCGCATTTGCGAGCCGTTTAAGGTGGAGATGGTGATCCGCGGTTATCTTGCCGGTCATGCCGCTCGGGAGTATAGCACAGGCAAGCGCCACGTATGTGGTGTATTGTTGCCCGAAGGTTTAAAAGAAAATGATATCCTGCCCCAACCTATTATTACGCCAACCACCAAAGCATCAGTAGGGCATGACGAGGATATTTCACGCGAGGAGATCCTGTCGAGGGGTATCGTATCCGAAGAAGATTATGTAAAACTTGAAGCTTATACTCAGGCGCTATTTAAACGTGGTACCGAAATAGCAGCCAAACAAGGCTTAATACTGGTAGATACTAAGTATGAGTTCGGTAAGGTTGACGGTCAGATTTATCTGATCGATGAGATCCATACACCCGATTCATCAAGGTATTTTTATAAAGAAGGCTACGAGGGGCGCCAGCAAAAAGGCGAGCCTCAAAAACAGCTTTCAAAAGAGTTTGTACGCAAATGGCTTATCGAAAACGGTTTCCAGGGCAAAGATGGACAGGTAGTACCTGTTATGACCGAAGAGATTGTTAATTCGATATCTGAGCGTTATATAGAGCTTTATGAACAGATCACAGGCGAGGCATTTGTTAAGCCTGCCGAAGGGAATGTATTAGCCCGCGTTGAAACAGCAATTAATAACGCGTTGAGCGTTATGTAA
- a CDS encoding STAS domain-containing protein, with translation MKFTVDKHEKYILLKLNESKLNSIVTPQLKSELILINTEGQRNIILDLSQVKYADSSGLSSLLVGHRLCKNATGSFILAGLNDAVARLITISQLDNVLTIVPTAEEGVDLIFMEEIEKELKKEAR, from the coding sequence ATGAAATTTACTGTAGATAAACATGAGAAATATATATTATTGAAACTTAATGAATCAAAATTAAATTCAATAGTAACGCCTCAGTTAAAATCAGAACTGATTTTGATCAATACAGAGGGGCAGCGCAACATCATTCTCGACTTGTCGCAGGTGAAATATGCCGATTCATCAGGCTTAAGCAGTTTGTTGGTTGGTCACCGCTTGTGTAAAAATGCTACGGGTTCATTTATTTTGGCGGGTTTAAATGACGCAGTTGCGCGTTTAATAACCATATCACAATTGGATAATGTATTAACCATTGTCCCAACCGCCGAAGAGGGCGTCGATCTTATTTTTATGGAAGAGATTGAAAAGGAATTAAAAAAGGAAGCAAGATAA
- a CDS encoding ribonuclease Z, with protein MKFEVTILGSSSATPIFNRNPTSQVLNINERLYLIDCGEGTQQQMLRFDIKASRIDHIFISHLHGDHYLGLVGLLSSMHLNGRKKALKLVCPVQLKEIIDLQLRYSDTELQFPVEYIFTNAQQSEVVINNSDVVVETIPLDHRIACTGFLFKEKKRLRKLIKEKIESLDIPVAYYSVLKKGGDYTDEKGKVYKNEELTIDSAEPKTYAYCSDTMYNENYFGQIANATLLYHEATFLNDMLDRAVITHHTTALQAGEIALKTNAKKLLIGHFSARYKTLNELLDEAKINFPSTELAIEGKTFFIE; from the coding sequence ATGAAATTTGAGGTAACAATACTTGGCAGCAGCTCCGCAACCCCCATCTTTAACAGAAATCCTACTTCACAGGTGCTCAATATCAATGAGCGCCTGTATTTAATAGACTGCGGCGAAGGCACTCAGCAACAAATGCTCCGTTTTGATATCAAAGCCAGTCGCATTGATCATATTTTTATAAGTCATCTTCACGGCGATCATTATTTAGGCCTGGTTGGTTTATTATCATCCATGCACCTTAACGGTCGTAAAAAGGCGCTTAAACTGGTATGCCCCGTGCAGTTGAAAGAAATAATTGATCTGCAATTAAGATATTCAGATACCGAACTGCAATTCCCTGTTGAATATATATTTACCAATGCCCAACAAAGTGAAGTGGTGATCAATAATAGTGATGTTGTAGTTGAAACGATACCACTTGATCACCGCATTGCCTGTACCGGCTTTTTGTTTAAGGAAAAGAAAAGACTTCGTAAACTTATTAAGGAGAAAATAGAAAGTCTCGACATCCCGGTTGCTTATTATTCGGTATTGAAAAAAGGGGGGGATTATACTGATGAAAAAGGCAAAGTTTACAAAAATGAAGAGCTAACTATCGATTCGGCCGAGCCTAAAACCTATGCCTACTGCTCCGATACGATGTATAATGAAAACTATTTCGGCCAAATCGCCAACGCCACATTGCTTTATCACGAGGCTACTTTTTTAAATGATATGCTCGACCGGGCAGTTATAACCCATCACACCACCGCGTTGCAAGCCGGAGAGATAGCACTGAAAACCAACGCCAAAAAACTGCTCATAGGCCATTTTTCGGCCCGTTATAAAACCCTGAA